The Oryzias melastigma strain HK-1 linkage group LG13, ASM292280v2, whole genome shotgun sequence genome window below encodes:
- the slc5a2 gene encoding sodium/glucose cotransporter 2 translates to MDNISNRVTISNAADISVIVGYFLVVLSVGVWSMFRTNRGTVGGYFLAGRSMSWWPVGASLFASNIGSGHFVGLAGTGAASGIAVGGFEWNALFTVLLLGWLFVPVYLTAGVITMPQYLKKRFGGTRISLYLSVVSLFLYIFTKISVDMFSGAVFIQQALGWNIYLSVIALLIITAVYTVTGGLAALMYTDTVQTFVIIAGAFALAGFSFAEIGGYGALLAKYSSAVPHNYTSLDPQRYNISSQCYTPRQDAFSLLRDPTTGDLPWPGVLFGISVSGIWYWCSDQVIVQRCLAARSLTHVKAGCILCGYLKLLPMFLMVFPGMISRILFPDEVGCVVPEDCKRICETEVGCSNIAYPKLVVTIMPSGLRGLMLAVMLAALMSSLASIFNSSSTLFTMDIWTRIRPQAAERELIIVGRVWVLCIVAISICWIPVVQAAQSGQLFDYIQSVSSYLSPPIAAIFLLAVFVKRVNETGAFWGLIGGLVMGLCRMLPEFWFGTGSCTFPSQCPFLLCGIHYLHFAIILFFCTSVLVLIVSLCSEPIQEKHLHRLVFSLRHSKEEREDLDWEQEEQERRAKEMERQKNATAVVEERKKSVINRLVASLCNLGGNSQTQEPDERQEPENQEPQMPDISEDPVWKYTVDANALIMMTVAVFMWGYFA, encoded by the exons ATGGACAATATTTCAAACAGGGTCACCATCAGCAATGCGGCAGACATCAGTGTCATTGTTGGATATTTCCTTGTGGTTCTTAGTGTTGGCGTTTGG TCCATGTTTCGGACCAACCGTGGGACCGTGGGAGGGTATTTCCTAGCAGGACGCTCCATGTCCTGGTGGCCG GTTGGAGCATCTTTGTTTGCCAGTAACATCGGCAGTGGACACTTTGTCGGGTTAGCAGGAACTGGAGCAGCCAGTGGTATAGCTGTGGGGGGGTTCGAGTGGAAC GCTCTTTTCACTGTTCTGCTGCTGGGCTGGCTCTTCGTACCAGTCTACTTGACAGCTGGG GTGATCACAATGCCGCAATACCTGAAGAAGAGGTTTGGTGGGACCAGAATAAGCTTGTACCTGTCCGTCGTTTCCCTGTTCCTGTACATTTTCACCAAGATCTCT GTGGACATGTTCTCAGGAGCTGTCTTCATCCAGCAGGCCTTAGGGTGGAACATCTACCTATCTGTCATCGCCCTCCTGATAATCACAGCTGTGTACACGGTCACAG GTGGCCTGGCGGCTCTGATGTACACAGATACAGTCCAGACGTTTGTCATCATTGCTGGTGCTTTTGCCCTTGCTGGATTCT CTTTTGCTGAAATTGGAGGCTACGGTGCTCTGCTGGCAAAATATAGCTCTGCTGTGCCCCACAACTACACCTCTTTGGACCCCCAGCGCTACAACATTTCCTCACAGTGTTACACTCCAAGACAGGATGCCTTCAGTCTGCTGAGGGACCCCACAACTGGAGACCTACCCTGGCCTGGGGTGCTGTTTGGGATCTCAGTATCAGGGATCTGGTACTGGTGCTCTGACCAG GTGATCGTGCAGCGGTGCCTTGCAGCCCGTAGTCTCACCCATGTGAAAGCTGGCTGCATTTTGTGTGGCTACCTGAAGCTGCTCCCCATGTTCCTCATGGTGTTCCCCGGCATGATCAGCAGGATCCTGTTCCCAG ATGAAGTTGGCTGTGTGGTGCCCGAGGACTGTAAGAGGATCTGTGAGACAGAGGTGGGCTGCTCCAACATTGCCTATCCTAAACTGGTGGTGACCATCATGCCCAGCG GTTTGCGAGGCCTGATGCTGGCAGTGATGCTGGCTGCTCTCATGTCTTCTCTGGCTTCCATTTTTAATAGCAGCAGCACTCTGTTCACCATGGACATCTGGACTCGAATCAGACCACAGGCGGCTGAGCGAGAGCTCATCATTGTGGGCAG AGTCTGGGTTTTGTGCATAGTGGCCATCAGTATCTGCTGGATTCCTGTGGTCCAGGCAGCCCAGAGCGGTCAGCTGTTTGACTACATCCAGTCAGTCTCAAGTTATCTGTCTCCCCCCATTGCGGCCATCTTTTTGCTGGCTGTTTTTGTGAAGAGGGTCAATGAGACG GGAGCTTTCTGGGGGCTGATCGGTGGTCTGGTGATGGGTCTGTGCCGAATGTTACCGGAGTTCTGGTTTGGCACCGGCAGCTGCACCTTCCCCTCTCAGTGCCCTTTCCTGCTGTGTGGGATTCACTACCTGCACTTTGCCATCATCCTATTCTTTTGTACATCAGTGCTAGTGCTTATAGTCAGCCTCTGTTCTGAGCCCATACAGGAAAAGCAT CTCCATCGTCTGGTGTTCAGTCTGCGACATTCCAAAGAGGAGAGGGAAGATCTGGATTGGGAACAGGAGGAACAAGAGAGGAGAGCCAAGGAGATGGAACGACAGAAGAATGCTACTGCAG TGGTTGAAGAGCGAAAAAAGTCTGTTATCAATCGTCTGGTTGCCAGTCTCTGTAATCTGGGAGGAAACTCTCAGACTCAGGAACCAGATGAACGACAGGAGCCAGAGAATCAGGAGCCCCAGATGCCGGACATCAGTGAGGACCCGGTGTGGAAGTACACGGTGGACGCTAATGCTCTTATTATGATGACTGTGGCTGTTTTCATGTGGGGATACTTTGCTTGA
- the fbxo46 gene encoding F-box only protein 46, with translation MDRDTFSHIRLWCPRPFGTYSQNKARSPGSGGSSGGASGAGPSLCKAELSQGARRRAEGGEDVGMIVGIQEGDGEEEDVGLENTPPEPEHESTALSQSQSPQLPSSPPSPQSSGSQMEDGRVLLDTWYVIKPGNTKEKIAFFVAHQFSGAGQPRPSAMKVKGNWGTDCSKAKRRRRCSSYDPPTRSHTVNHDTSLEPTSPDESQLGDANETDLLSVAEMVALVEQRTAMALQGIAAVHGNQQHHHSPPTTHSQSLTQNQHTVLRGTVSDPSPLVFVSNSSSNHSTREAQKPSSPIHKDQDLEEQQESCRVAQAIAHFESQNLENRLNLGSGSGTPPLNKDIEKEHRKGGESGTVTPPPPPNHSHGEVRIAFRVSNLDPRSQLEPAGRSRCMFMSCGGSNQAPPRAKEKITCDLYQLVSPSSKDPSCLLLAATAATPKPDGDHHHSDGSACGSTDPVQESCSGEKKGSGVGRERVTGFHVEVVVTGAVDQCVFYGKDSTENVQEETVCFAMPVGAGSSGGVGNSSESSSEDPPPGQLFFLQPSRGQEEEGKTSGTGSGMCSLDSANNNSPGAGLEVGSGERAPRPDSPIVGEDCSDPSLCRLYRHVSHDFLEIRFQIQRLLEPRQYMLLLPDHIMVNIFSYLPTRSLAALKCTCHYFKALIETYGVRAVDSRWNQDPLYRDDPCKQCKRQYERGDVSLCRWHPKPYHHDLPYGRSYWMCCRRTDKDTPGCRVGLHDNNWVQQPADGSQPIRMKREERREEAR, from the exons ATGGACCGAGACACCTTTTCCCACATCCGGCTGTGGTGCCCACGCCCTTTTGGCACCTACTCCCAGAACAAAGCTCGGAGTCCAGGCTCAGGGGGAAGCAGTGGAGGTGCTAGTGGGGCGGGGCCCTCGCTTTGCAAGGCTGAGCTATCGCAAGGTGCCAGAAGGAGGGCGGAAGGTGGTGAAGATGTAGGAATGATAGTTGGCATTCAGGAAGGAGATGGAGAAGAGGAGGACGTGGGCTTGGAGAACACTCCACCCGAACCTGAGCATGAATCCACAGCTCTGTCACAGAGCCAGTCTCCTCAGCtcccttcttctcctccttcaccaCAGTCTTCAGGGTCTCAGATGGAAGATGGACGTGTGCTGTTAGACACCTGGTATGTCATAAAGCCAGGGAACACCAAGGAAAAGATTGCCTTCTTTGTTGCACACCAGTTCAGTGGAGCTGGCCAACCCAGACCAAGTGCCATGAAG GTTAAAGGCAATTGGGGAACTGACTGCAGTAAAGCCAAAAGACGAAGACGCTGCTCATCCTATGACCCTCCAACACGATCTCACACTGTCAACCATGACACCTCCCTTGAACCCACCAGTCCTGATGAGTCGCAGCTCGGAGATGCAAATGAAACTGACCTGCTTTCTGTGGCAGAGATGGTTGCCTTGGTTGAGCAGAGGACTGCCATGGCCCTCCAGGGTATTGCAGCTGTTCACGGGAACCAGCAGCACCACCACTCCCCTCCTACCACTCACAGTCAGAGCCTTACCCAGAATCAACACACTGTCCTGCGTGGCACAGTGTCGGACCCCTCTCCTCTGGTGTTTGTGTCAAACAGCTCAAGTAATCACTCCACCAGAGAGGCCCAGAAGCCATCATCTCCTATCCACAAAGACCAGGACTtggaagagcagcaggagtctTGCAGGGTAGCCCAGGCCATTGCACACTTTGAGTCACAAAATCTTGAAAATCGGCTCAATCTAGGTTCTGGCTCTGGAACCCCTCCGTTGAATAAAGACATTGAAAAGGAGCATAGGAAAGGGGGCGAGTCGGGCACCGTcacacctcctccacctccaaaCCATAGTCACGGTGAGGTTAGGATAGCGTTTAGAGTGTCAAATCTAGACCCGCGTTCTCAGCTGGAACCAGCTGGCCGGTCCCGATGTATGTTTATGAGTTGCGGTGGGAGCAATCAAGCACCTCCTAGAGCCAAAGAAAAGATCACCTGCGACCTGTACCAACTAGTCAGTCCCTCCTCAAAAGATCCCAGCTGTCTACTGCTTGCTGCCACAGCGGCTACCCCCAAACCAGATGGGGACCACCATCATTCAGACGGCTCAGCCTGTGGCAGCACAGACCCGGTTCAGGAGAGCTGTTCTGGGGAAAAGAAGGGTTCTGGTGTAGGAAGAGAACGAGTTACGGGTTTCCACGTGGAGGTGGTGGTGACTGGTGCTGTTGACCagtgtgttttttatggaaaagACAGCACCGAGAATGTGCAGGAGGAGACGGTGTGTTTCGCAATGCCTGTTGGGGCAGGAAGTAGTGGGGGTGTTGGAAACTCATCTGAATCCTCATCAGAGGATCCCCCTCCTGgacagctttttttcctccagccCTCTCGGGGACAGGAGGAAGAAGGAAAGACTTCTGGCACAGGCTCAGGAATGTGTTCTCTGGACTCTGCCAACAACAACAGTCCTGGGGCAGGGCTGGAAGTTGGCTCAGGTGAGCGGGCACCACGACCAGACTCTCCCATAGTTGGAGAGGACTGTTCCGACCCCTCACTGTGCCGTCTCTACCGCCACGTGTCCCACGATTTCTTGGAGATCCGCTTTCAAATCCAACGCCTCCTGGAGCCACGACAGTACATGCTACTGCTTCCCGACCACATTATGGTTAATATCTTCAGCTATCTGCCAACGCGCTCTTTGGCAGCCCTTAAATGCACATGTCACTACTTTAAGGCATTGATTGAGACTTACGGAGTGCGTGCTGTGGATTCCCGCTGGAATCAAGACCCTCTCTACAGGGACGATCCCTGCAAGCAGTGTAAACGACAGTATGAGCGCGGGGACGTTTCTTTGTGCCGCTGGCACCCCAAACCTTACCACCATGACCTGCCTTATGGACGCTCTTACTGGATGTGCTGCCGGCGCACAGATAAGGACACGCCTGGCTGCCGAGTCGGACTTCACGACAACAACTGGGTTCAGCAGCCTGCTGATGGTTCTCAGCCAATCCGCATGaagagggaggagaggagggaggaggccAGGTAA